In Actinomycetota bacterium, a genomic segment contains:
- a CDS encoding glycosyltransferase family 1 protein → MRVAMDEQIFAIQSYGGISRLFAELAGQFAKGEVPDVELLPIHAPIINRYILDDPGLAKALDASRARNEWTALVRYLSRISTKTSCDVLHNTFYLPHGLAPTGGAKRVVTIHDMIPELRPDTRRRLDFVTLKRRYVAKADHIICVSEATKSDLLKVYGPIQAPITVVHHGVDASFTPDLPRLAALPERYLLFVGNRGQYKDAGVLFRAFAALRGQSDVRLVCIGGGAFTRSELQQLQQLGIAGRVLQMQLSDDGIVSAYANALVFIFPSHFEGFGLPALEAMACGVPVVLARATSLPEVGSDAAIYFEPGNAEALTGILADLLSDDQARSELVARGLKRAAFFTWERTAQQTAEVYRAVSSAAVA, encoded by the coding sequence GTGCGCGTGGCGATGGATGAGCAGATATTCGCCATCCAGTCATATGGGGGCATCAGTCGCCTGTTCGCCGAACTGGCCGGTCAGTTCGCCAAGGGCGAGGTTCCAGATGTCGAACTGCTCCCAATCCACGCACCCATCATCAATCGATACATCCTCGATGATCCTGGTCTGGCCAAGGCATTGGACGCCTCACGTGCCCGCAACGAGTGGACTGCGCTGGTGAGGTATCTGTCGCGCATCTCCACCAAGACCTCGTGCGATGTCCTGCACAACACCTTCTATCTTCCGCATGGACTGGCCCCCACCGGCGGTGCGAAGCGGGTGGTCACCATTCACGACATGATTCCCGAACTTCGGCCAGACACTCGTCGCCGGCTGGACTTCGTCACGCTCAAGCGGCGCTACGTCGCCAAGGCCGATCACATCATCTGCGTCTCAGAGGCGACCAAGAGCGACCTGTTGAAGGTCTATGGACCTATCCAGGCCCCGATCACCGTGGTGCATCACGGGGTTGATGCCAGCTTCACCCCTGATCTTCCGCGGCTGGCCGCACTGCCTGAGCGCTACCTGCTCTTCGTCGGCAACCGGGGTCAGTACAAGGACGCCGGTGTGCTCTTTCGGGCCTTTGCCGCACTCCGCGGGCAGTCTGATGTGCGCCTGGTGTGTATCGGCGGTGGAGCCTTCACGCGAAGTGAACTGCAGCAACTGCAACAGCTGGGGATCGCCGGAAGGGTGCTGCAGATGCAGCTCTCCGATGACGGCATCGTCTCGGCCTATGCCAACGCCCTCGTGTTCATCTTCCCTTCTCACTTCGAGGGCTTCGGGCTGCCGGCGCTGGAGGCGATGGCCTGCGGTGTTCCAGTCGTGCTGGCGCGGGCTACCTCCCTGCCGGAGGTCGGTTCGGATGCCGCCATCTACTTCGAGCCCGGCAACGCCGAGGCGCTCACCGGCATCCTGGCGGACCTGTTGTCCGACGACCAGGCCAGAAGCGAGTTGGTGGCCCGCGGCCTGAAGCGAGCGGCCTTCTTCACCTGGGAGCGAACCGCGCAGCAGACCGCTGAGGTCTACCGGGCAGTCTCCTCTGCTGCAGTAGCCTGA